The Desulfohalovibrio reitneri genome contains a region encoding:
- a CDS encoding BMP family ABC transporter substrate-binding protein, whose amino-acid sequence MRFVIAAVLAAMLAVPAMAGEAAAEKVRAAFVLLETIDDQGWTQAHYKGIKHMQDVLGDKVEVAYTENIHSPSDAERVIRDYAAKGYDIVFGTTFAYMEPMLKVAREFPDTAFEHCSGYKQSENMGNYFGRMYQTEYLAGYMSGLMGYKDVGTVATQPIPEPIRGIDAFTIGLRKGLEERGAEYDADKLNTVVWLNSWRDPINETTLAETLVKRGHDLIRQMADTPDSSKAACAMGTPAIGYGTDAARFGADCALVSTLWNWGPFYVQAVRDVLNGQWEADSFWGGLDENIVELSPFHGDVPRDVRDKVMAEVARIEAGEVEVFAGPVIGQDGQVLYPEGESPSDKDLLTKRFFIKGVDGKIPQ is encoded by the coding sequence ATGCGTTTCGTCATCGCGGCCGTGCTGGCCGCCATGCTGGCCGTTCCGGCCATGGCCGGGGAAGCGGCCGCCGAAAAGGTCCGCGCGGCCTTCGTGCTGCTGGAGACCATCGACGACCAGGGCTGGACCCAGGCCCACTACAAGGGCATCAAGCACATGCAGGACGTGTTGGGCGACAAGGTGGAGGTGGCCTACACCGAGAACATTCACAGCCCCTCCGACGCCGAGCGCGTCATCCGCGACTACGCCGCCAAGGGCTACGACATCGTCTTCGGCACCACCTTCGCCTACATGGAGCCCATGCTGAAGGTGGCCCGCGAGTTTCCCGACACCGCCTTCGAGCACTGCTCCGGCTACAAGCAGTCCGAAAACATGGGCAACTATTTCGGCCGCATGTACCAGACCGAATACCTGGCCGGGTACATGTCCGGCCTGATGGGCTACAAAGACGTGGGCACCGTGGCCACCCAGCCCATCCCCGAGCCCATCCGGGGCATCGACGCCTTCACCATCGGCCTGCGCAAGGGGCTGGAGGAGCGCGGCGCGGAGTACGACGCGGACAAGCTGAACACCGTGGTCTGGCTCAACTCCTGGCGCGACCCCATCAACGAGACCACCCTGGCCGAGACGCTGGTCAAGCGCGGCCACGACCTCATCCGCCAGATGGCCGACACCCCGGACTCCTCCAAGGCGGCCTGCGCCATGGGCACCCCGGCCATCGGCTACGGCACCGACGCCGCCCGCTTCGGCGCGGACTGCGCCCTGGTTTCCACGCTGTGGAACTGGGGACCCTTCTACGTGCAGGCCGTGCGCGACGTGTTGAACGGCCAGTGGGAGGCGGACTCCTTCTGGGGCGGCCTGGACGAGAATATCGTGGAGCTTTCCCCCTTCCACGGTGACGTGCCCCGGGACGTGCGCGACAAGGTCATGGCCGAGGTCGCCAGGATCGAAGCCGGCGAGGTGGAGGTCTTCGCCGGGCCGGTCATCGGGCAGGACGGCCAGGTGCTGTACCCCGAGGGCGAGTCCCCCTCGGACAAGGACCTGCTCACCAAGCGCTTCTTCATCAAGGGCGTTGACGGCAAGATTCCCCAGTAG
- a CDS encoding adenine phosphoribosyltransferase, with product MSIYAAAPESGEKHLLDVPGLDYQVELPWVRVPSDGGHVRIASLNLVGQIKLNHDMGLLMAQRIRGAVPDLEGVAILTVVEKALQLTQVAAHSLGLDAVAVAYNRVKPHMEADARPLVQVGSESVTSGGKMLALYERDINILAKAYRGVLVIDDVVSSGGTIIGLVDLLDAALERAGKPSPEVLGIFCAAREGDGHIRLSAPVHSLATLPEPRRDDQSHG from the coding sequence ATGTCCATTTACGCCGCCGCCCCCGAGTCGGGGGAAAAACACCTGCTGGATGTCCCCGGGCTCGACTACCAGGTGGAGTTGCCCTGGGTGCGCGTGCCCTCGGACGGGGGGCACGTGCGCATCGCCTCCCTCAACCTGGTGGGGCAGATCAAGCTCAACCATGACATGGGGCTGCTCATGGCCCAGCGCATCCGGGGCGCGGTGCCGGACCTGGAAGGCGTAGCCATCCTGACGGTGGTGGAAAAGGCCCTGCAACTCACCCAGGTGGCCGCCCACTCCCTGGGGCTGGACGCTGTGGCCGTGGCCTACAACCGGGTCAAGCCGCACATGGAGGCCGACGCCCGGCCGCTGGTGCAGGTGGGCTCGGAGTCCGTTACTTCCGGCGGCAAGATGCTGGCCCTGTACGAGCGCGACATCAACATCCTGGCCAAGGCGTACCGGGGGGTGCTCGTCATCGACGACGTGGTCTCCTCCGGCGGCACCATCATCGGGCTGGTGGACCTCCTCGACGCGGCCTTGGAGCGGGCGGGCAAGCCCAGCCCCGAGGTGCTCGGCATCTTCTGCGCAGCGCGCGAAGGGGACGGGCACATCCGCCTCTCCGCTCCGGTGCATTCCCTGGCCACCCTGCCCGAGCCGCGCCGCGACGACCAAAGCCATGGCTGA